One genomic window of Phoenix dactylifera cultivar Barhee BC4 chromosome 6, palm_55x_up_171113_PBpolish2nd_filt_p, whole genome shotgun sequence includes the following:
- the LOC103714789 gene encoding polyol transporter 5-like isoform X1: MDDQKAKAPAISDPPPNQTLALEKPKKPPRNKYALACATLASMISILSGYDGAVMSGASVFIQKYLKINDTQVEILAGIINPFALVGSIAAGRTSDWIGRRYTIIFAAAIFLAGALLMGLAPNYAILMVGRLVAGVGIGYALMIAPVYTAEIAPTSSRGFLTSFPEVFINVGILLGYVSNLAFAKLPDHLNWRIMFCVGAVPPIFVAIAILAMPESPRWLVMQGRLGEAERVLAKTSDTPEEAQLRLLEIKEAAGIPENCNDEVVAVSKKNHGEGVWKDLLLRPTPSVRRILIAAIGLQFFQQASGIDSVVLYSPRVFEKAGLKSDSNSLGATVAVGFMKTAAILVATFLLDRVGRRPLLLSSAGGMVISLVILASSLSVIEHHPHEKLTWAAAMSISTVLTFVGSFSIGLGPIAWVYTSEIFPLRLRAQGASLGTATNRIVSGVISMTFISLYKTITIAGSYFFYAGIAAAGWLFFYFFLPETRGRSLEDMEVLFGKKPEGGEEEKVEAEVVHRGGEDSNAKTEV, translated from the exons ATGGATGACCAGAAAGCCAAGGCCCCAGCAATTTCTGATCCTCCTCCCAATCAAACTTTAGCCTTGGAGAAGCCAAAGAAGCCTCCAAGAAACAAATACGCTTTGGCCTGTGCCACGCTTGCTTCGATGATCTCAATCCTCTCGGGTTATG ATGGAGCGGTGATGAGTGGTGCCTCTGTTTTCATTCAAAAATACCTGAAAATAAATGATACCCAGGTCGAAATCCTCGCCGGCATCATCAACCCGTTCGCCCTCGTCGGCTCCATCGCCGCAGGCCGGACCTCCGACTGGATTGGCCGCCGCTACACAATTATCTTCGCGGCTGCCATCTTCTTGGCTGGGGCCCTCCTGATGGGCCTCGCCCCAAACTACGCCATCCTCATGGTCGGCCGCCTTGTTGCCGGCGTCGGCATCGGCTACGCTCTCATGATCGCCCCCGTCTACACCGCCGAGATCGCCCCCACCTCATCCCGCGGCTTCCTCACGTCCTTCCCGGAGGTATTCATCAACGTCGGCATCCTCCTCGGCTACGTCTCCAACTTAGCCTTCGCCAAGCTGCCGGATCACCTCAACTGGCGCATTATGTTCTGCGTCGGTGCGGTGCCGCCGATCTTCGTAGCCATCGCTATCCTCGCCATGCCCGAGTCGCCTCGGTGGCTCGTCATGCAGGGCCGGCTTGGTGAGGCCGAACGGGTCCTCGCCAAGACCTCGGACACGCCGGAGGAAGCCCAACTCCGGCTCTTGGAGATCAAAGAGGCCGCTGGAATACCCGAAAACTGTAACGACGAAGTCGTCGCAGTATCGAAGAAAAACCATGGCGAGGGCGTGTGGAAAGACCTGCTTCTCCGACCGACACCGTCGGTGCGCCGTATACTGATCGCCGCCATCGGACTACAGTTCTTCCAGCAGGCTTCGGGCATCGACTCGGTGGTGTTGTACAGTCCTCGAGTGTTTGAGAAGGCCGGGCTCAAGTCGGATTCCAATTCCTTAGGCGCCACGGTGGCCGTCGGGTTCATGAAGACGGCGGCGATCTTGGTGGCGACGTTCTTGCTGGACCGTGTCGGGCGGCGGCCGTTGCTCCTAAGCAGCGCAGGAGGAATGGTTATTTCTCTCGTGATTCTTGCTTCCAGTTTGTCAGTTATCGAACACCATCCTCACGAGAAGCTGACATGGGCGGCTGCGATGTCGATCTCGACGGTGCTGACCTtcgtcggctcgttctccatcggcctcgGGCCGATCGCGTGGGTGTACACCTCGGAGATCTTTCCACTGAGGCTGAGGGCGCAGGGAGCGAGCTTGGGGACAGCCACCAACAGGATTGTGAGCGGGGTGATCAGCATGACGTTTATATCGCTCTACAAGACGATTACCATAGCTGGGAGCTACTTTTTTTATGCCGGGATTGCGGCGGCCGGGTGgctcttcttttatttcttcttgcCGGAGACGAGGGGAAGGAGTCTGGAGGACATGGAGGTGCTCTTCGGTAAGAAGCCGGAgggtggagaagaagagaaggttgAGGCGGA
- the LOC103714789 gene encoding polyol transporter 5-like isoform X2, whose translation MDDQKAKAPAISDPPPNQTLALEKPKKPPRNKYALACATLASMISILSDGAVMSGASVFIQKYLKINDTQVEILAGIINPFALVGSIAAGRTSDWIGRRYTIIFAAAIFLAGALLMGLAPNYAILMVGRLVAGVGIGYALMIAPVYTAEIAPTSSRGFLTSFPEVFINVGILLGYVSNLAFAKLPDHLNWRIMFCVGAVPPIFVAIAILAMPESPRWLVMQGRLGEAERVLAKTSDTPEEAQLRLLEIKEAAGIPENCNDEVVAVSKKNHGEGVWKDLLLRPTPSVRRILIAAIGLQFFQQASGIDSVVLYSPRVFEKAGLKSDSNSLGATVAVGFMKTAAILVATFLLDRVGRRPLLLSSAGGMVISLVILASSLSVIEHHPHEKLTWAAAMSISTVLTFVGSFSIGLGPIAWVYTSEIFPLRLRAQGASLGTATNRIVSGVISMTFISLYKTITIAGSYFFYAGIAAAGWLFFYFFLPETRGRSLEDMEVLFGKKPEGGEEEKVEAEVVHRGGEDSNAKTEV comes from the exons ATGGATGACCAGAAAGCCAAGGCCCCAGCAATTTCTGATCCTCCTCCCAATCAAACTTTAGCCTTGGAGAAGCCAAAGAAGCCTCCAAGAAACAAATACGCTTTGGCCTGTGCCACGCTTGCTTCGATGATCTCAATCCTCTCGG ATGGAGCGGTGATGAGTGGTGCCTCTGTTTTCATTCAAAAATACCTGAAAATAAATGATACCCAGGTCGAAATCCTCGCCGGCATCATCAACCCGTTCGCCCTCGTCGGCTCCATCGCCGCAGGCCGGACCTCCGACTGGATTGGCCGCCGCTACACAATTATCTTCGCGGCTGCCATCTTCTTGGCTGGGGCCCTCCTGATGGGCCTCGCCCCAAACTACGCCATCCTCATGGTCGGCCGCCTTGTTGCCGGCGTCGGCATCGGCTACGCTCTCATGATCGCCCCCGTCTACACCGCCGAGATCGCCCCCACCTCATCCCGCGGCTTCCTCACGTCCTTCCCGGAGGTATTCATCAACGTCGGCATCCTCCTCGGCTACGTCTCCAACTTAGCCTTCGCCAAGCTGCCGGATCACCTCAACTGGCGCATTATGTTCTGCGTCGGTGCGGTGCCGCCGATCTTCGTAGCCATCGCTATCCTCGCCATGCCCGAGTCGCCTCGGTGGCTCGTCATGCAGGGCCGGCTTGGTGAGGCCGAACGGGTCCTCGCCAAGACCTCGGACACGCCGGAGGAAGCCCAACTCCGGCTCTTGGAGATCAAAGAGGCCGCTGGAATACCCGAAAACTGTAACGACGAAGTCGTCGCAGTATCGAAGAAAAACCATGGCGAGGGCGTGTGGAAAGACCTGCTTCTCCGACCGACACCGTCGGTGCGCCGTATACTGATCGCCGCCATCGGACTACAGTTCTTCCAGCAGGCTTCGGGCATCGACTCGGTGGTGTTGTACAGTCCTCGAGTGTTTGAGAAGGCCGGGCTCAAGTCGGATTCCAATTCCTTAGGCGCCACGGTGGCCGTCGGGTTCATGAAGACGGCGGCGATCTTGGTGGCGACGTTCTTGCTGGACCGTGTCGGGCGGCGGCCGTTGCTCCTAAGCAGCGCAGGAGGAATGGTTATTTCTCTCGTGATTCTTGCTTCCAGTTTGTCAGTTATCGAACACCATCCTCACGAGAAGCTGACATGGGCGGCTGCGATGTCGATCTCGACGGTGCTGACCTtcgtcggctcgttctccatcggcctcgGGCCGATCGCGTGGGTGTACACCTCGGAGATCTTTCCACTGAGGCTGAGGGCGCAGGGAGCGAGCTTGGGGACAGCCACCAACAGGATTGTGAGCGGGGTGATCAGCATGACGTTTATATCGCTCTACAAGACGATTACCATAGCTGGGAGCTACTTTTTTTATGCCGGGATTGCGGCGGCCGGGTGgctcttcttttatttcttcttgcCGGAGACGAGGGGAAGGAGTCTGGAGGACATGGAGGTGCTCTTCGGTAAGAAGCCGGAgggtggagaagaagagaaggttgAGGCGGA